The Trichoderma breve strain T069 chromosome 2, whole genome shotgun sequence DNA segment ATGCGGTTGCGGGCCCCGTTTCGACGTCTCTAGCTCCGGCCGGATaaggaagcaaaaggcgaTGCGAATGTCCGAATGGATGGCTTTTTTGGCTGGCTCGTTCGATTACTGCCTATTCCGTGTCTAGCTGAACGGTCTTCGTTTTGAATGCGAGGACCGGCGACTGACATCCTTGCCCGTTTTTGGTGACTCTTTTGACTAGTATGCGGATTTGTGAAGGGATTACTCCGAGTCTGTGTGTTGTTTCTGATgagtaattaaaaaatagAGAGGAAATAGataaaataagaataaaaataaaaattgaATAGATCGGATTAATTGTATTGCTGTAAATGTGCCTTACACAAGACTAACGTCGATCGAACTGGGCTCTGTTTTGATTACCACATTAGCACACCCGATGATGCATAGCCTAATTCTGGGCACATGCAATTGCGGTTCAGACAGCCGACGTCGCTGACgtttttttacttcttcGATCTTAAAAGTACTACGAAACTTCATTTGATGCGTCTTTCGCCTTGACAAGACGACGGTATATGTTGGGTTTTGAACGACATAGAGGCTCTTGAATCCATTGGGTTCGACTTTACAACATCCTGACATCCAACCTACCTAGTATTGGCGATCACTCAGAAACCGGAAATCCTGTCGTCACGTACTTAACTCAATCGAAACCACTGGCCCCCATTATagcaaaacaacaacacaaaTCTCTCTACTTCTTTTTtactctcctcttcttttccgaTTCCTTCCACCATGAACGCGCGGTGTCAGTGCGGCGCAGTGACGTTCAAGACGCCGCTGCCCGAGCCCCTGGCGCTGTATATATGCCATTGCTCCGAGTGCAGAAAACAGACGGGCTCGGCGTTTGGCACTTCGGCCATATTTCCGCATTTCAGGCTACCGGAGACGGAAGACCTGAGCTGCTATGCGTATGTTTTGTCCCAAGGGTGGAAAAGAGTTGTTTAGTTGATGGGACGTGGGCGAGAGTTAAGGACgaagaatgaaagaaacGGATGGAGGTTTTGATGCTAATGGGGACTTTTTCGAGTTTAGGCGACCGACGGCATCAGGGCAGACACTCTACTGGTACGAAATCATCCCATGACTTGATAAAAATCGACGAACTTCGACGACTGATGGAACTTTCTACAGCTACTTCTGTCGCAGCTGCGGAACACGACTCATCCACATGACACCGGTATGCTCTCTTCAACCATCGTCAACAACTTCATCCCCCCTCCAAAGCTAACACTGAACTCTCTCCGGCACAAGTCAAAAAACGTGCTCTCCGTCAAAGGCGGCTGCATCGAGGGCCTTGACTGGACAAAGGCAATCCACATCTGGACCAAGAGTGCCATGGTGCCCATTCCTGAGGGCTCCGAGGCGCATTCCGAGGCGTCT contains these protein-coding regions:
- a CDS encoding glutathione-dependent formaldehyde-activating enzyme domain-containing protein — protein: MNARCQCGAVTFKTPLPEPLALYICHCSECRKQTGSAFGTSAIFPHFRLPETEDLSCYARPTASGQTLYCYFCRSCGTRLIHMTPSKNVLSVKGGCIEGLDWTKAIHIWTKSAMVPIPEGSEAHSEASSSPEFSQSQELLD